Proteins from a genomic interval of Desulfovibrio piger:
- the rnr gene encoding ribonuclease R — MSKKNNYFDLPAGLDDAELLEIFHEQNRPLRLDALLRVTGLPRAARKILEDQLYALADEGRLVRLQGGLWARADGLRQVRGRYMALRSGAGGFVTPLGDNGQVTGPDIFIHPLQAGDAWHQDMVRVALSPRSHARGKSQEGRIVEVLERGCREVPVHVIHVTGRRALCRPADSRMPFDVSVELPGDMERPSGGSLLLVAPEKRLAADLWQARLLQAVGREDDIAVQEDLVKLNHEVPREFPPRVQAEADALPSAPQHADMAGREDVRALPLVTIDGADARDFDDAVQVEARPGGGWLLRVAIADVSHYVRPRSALDTEALARGNSWYFPTSVEPMLPPALCDGLCSLRPDEDRLAMLAEIPFSATGQPGRPRFAAVVMRSAARLTYDQVKACLLDRDEQARAALAAGPRGQEVLDMLETAFELYRCLREARQRRGSLDFDLPEPEYGFDDKGRLLRVSRRVRHDAHRLIEEFMIAANEAVARHLGGLKADGSPEGAPKEPFLYRVHPQPDPERLESLFDSLEAIDPELVPVKPAASALQGILRDVQGSDREFLVGRLCLRAMPQARYQPENEGHFGLASRAYCHFTSPIRRYADLLVHRALKASLGLYGGALPAGQKLLRVADQLNRREREALDCEREMARRLACMALEGRVGERFRGVVAGVNEFGLFVELSEMPVEGMIRVEDLGDDWYDFDARRQCLVGQRSGLCWSMGQSLEVVLAEVHSGRLEIRLLPTELGVAARRGGRVSRGRQGRPGKAPARHAKLPHQRKGRDRDGQRPVRGKGQARRDGGHGTRRPAGRGRRG; from the coding sequence ATGAGCAAGAAAAACAACTACTTCGATCTCCCGGCCGGTCTTGATGACGCCGAGCTGCTGGAGATCTTCCATGAACAGAACCGTCCCCTGCGCCTGGATGCCCTGCTGCGGGTCACGGGCCTGCCGCGTGCGGCCCGCAAGATACTGGAAGACCAGCTCTATGCCCTGGCTGACGAAGGCCGGCTGGTGCGCCTGCAGGGCGGGCTCTGGGCCCGTGCCGACGGCCTGCGCCAGGTGCGCGGCCGCTACATGGCCCTGCGCAGCGGCGCGGGCGGTTTCGTGACGCCCCTGGGCGACAACGGGCAGGTGACCGGCCCGGACATCTTCATCCACCCCCTGCAGGCGGGCGATGCCTGGCATCAGGACATGGTGCGTGTGGCCCTGTCGCCGCGTTCGCATGCCCGCGGCAAGAGCCAGGAAGGCCGCATCGTGGAGGTGCTGGAGCGCGGCTGCCGCGAGGTGCCCGTGCACGTGATCCATGTGACCGGACGCCGCGCGCTGTGCCGTCCGGCGGACAGCCGCATGCCCTTCGATGTCAGCGTGGAGCTGCCCGGGGACATGGAGCGCCCCTCCGGCGGCTCGCTGCTGCTGGTGGCGCCGGAAAAACGTCTGGCCGCCGACCTCTGGCAGGCCCGTCTGCTGCAGGCCGTGGGCCGGGAAGACGACATCGCCGTGCAGGAGGATCTGGTCAAACTCAATCACGAGGTACCGCGGGAGTTCCCGCCCCGGGTCCAGGCCGAGGCCGACGCCCTGCCGTCCGCGCCCCAGCATGCCGACATGGCCGGGCGCGAGGACGTGCGCGCATTGCCGCTGGTGACCATCGACGGCGCCGATGCCCGCGACTTCGACGATGCCGTGCAGGTGGAGGCCCGTCCCGGCGGGGGCTGGCTCCTGCGTGTGGCCATCGCCGACGTGAGCCATTATGTGCGCCCGCGCTCGGCGCTGGATACCGAAGCCCTGGCGCGCGGCAATTCCTGGTATTTCCCCACGTCGGTGGAGCCCATGCTGCCGCCCGCCCTGTGCGACGGCCTGTGCAGCCTGCGTCCTGACGAAGACCGGCTGGCCATGCTGGCCGAGATCCCCTTTTCCGCCACCGGGCAGCCGGGCAGGCCGCGCTTCGCGGCGGTGGTCATGCGTTCGGCGGCCCGCCTGACCTACGATCAGGTCAAGGCCTGCCTGCTGGACAGGGACGAGCAGGCCCGTGCCGCGCTGGCCGCCGGACCGCGCGGGCAGGAAGTGCTGGACATGCTGGAGACGGCTTTCGAACTGTACCGTTGCCTGCGTGAGGCCCGGCAGCGCCGGGGCAGCCTGGATTTCGACCTGCCGGAACCGGAATACGGCTTTGACGACAAGGGCCGCCTGCTGCGCGTGTCCCGCCGTGTGCGCCACGACGCCCACCGCCTCATCGAAGAATTCATGATCGCGGCCAACGAGGCCGTGGCCCGTCATCTGGGCGGCCTGAAAGCCGACGGCAGCCCGGAGGGGGCCCCGAAGGAGCCTTTCCTCTATCGCGTGCATCCCCAGCCCGATCCCGAGCGGCTGGAGAGCCTGTTCGACTCCCTGGAAGCCATCGACCCCGAACTGGTGCCCGTGAAGCCCGCGGCCTCGGCCCTGCAGGGCATCCTGCGGGACGTGCAGGGTTCGGACAGGGAGTTCCTGGTGGGGCGCCTGTGCCTGCGGGCCATGCCCCAGGCCCGCTACCAGCCGGAGAACGAAGGGCACTTCGGTCTGGCGTCCCGTGCGTACTGCCACTTCACCTCGCCCATCCGCCGTTATGCCGACCTGCTGGTGCATCGGGCGCTCAAGGCCAGCCTGGGGCTGTACGGCGGTGCCCTGCCTGCCGGGCAGAAGCTGTTGCGCGTGGCTGACCAGCTCAACCGGCGCGAGCGGGAGGCCCTGGACTGCGAGCGCGAGATGGCCCGGCGTCTGGCCTGCATGGCCCTTGAGGGCCGCGTGGGCGAGCGCTTTAGGGGCGTGGTGGCCGGTGTCAATGAATTCGGCCTGTTCGTGGAACTGAGCGAGATGCCCGTGGAGGGCATGATCCGCGTGGAGGATCTGGGCGACGACTGGTACGACTTCGATGCCCGCCGCCAGTGTCTGGTGGGGCAGCGCTCGGGCCTGTGCTGGAGCATGGGCCAGTCCCTCGAGGTGGTGCTGGCCGAAGTGCACAGCGGCCGTCTGGAGATCCGCCTGCTGCCCACGGAGCTGGGCGTGGCGGCCCGCCGCGGCGGACGTGTGTCGCGCGGGCGGCAGGGACGACCGGGCAAGGCTCCGGCCCGTCATGCCAAATTGCCGCATCAGCGCAAGGGCCGTGACCGCGACGGGCAGCGTCCCGTGCGCGGCAAAGGACAGGCCCGCCGGGATGGCGGGCACGGGACTCGCCGTCCCGCAGGACGGGGGAGACGCGGATGA
- a CDS encoding Bax inhibitor-1/YccA family protein, which translates to MTVRTIAQSAVSAVSIYMRQVYMWMTAGLAITAVTAFAVASSPDLQMAILGNMVIMIALIVAQFGMVIALGAAIHKMSATTATAVFIAYSALTGLTLSSIFVVYPIGSIANAFLTATGTFLAMSVYGTVTKRDLTGMGNFLMMGLFGIIIASIVNIFLASSMMDFVISCIGVLIFTGLTAYDTQKLRAFGMNAPVDDATAMRRGALLGALELYLDFINLFLMLLRLFGGNRD; encoded by the coding sequence ATGACTGTTCGTACCATTGCGCAAAGCGCTGTGAGCGCCGTTTCCATCTATATGCGCCAGGTCTACATGTGGATGACCGCCGGTCTGGCCATCACGGCCGTGACGGCCTTTGCCGTGGCGTCCAGCCCCGACCTGCAGATGGCCATCCTGGGCAACATGGTGATCATGATCGCCCTCATCGTGGCCCAGTTCGGCATGGTCATCGCCCTGGGCGCCGCCATCCACAAAATGTCGGCCACCACGGCCACGGCGGTGTTCATCGCCTATTCGGCCCTGACCGGCCTGACCCTGTCCAGCATCTTCGTGGTCTATCCCATCGGTTCCATCGCCAATGCCTTCCTGACGGCCACGGGCACCTTCCTGGCCATGTCGGTGTACGGCACGGTGACCAAGCGTGACCTGACCGGCATGGGCAACTTCCTGATGATGGGCCTGTTCGGCATCATCATCGCGTCCATCGTCAACATCTTCCTGGCCAGCAGCATGATGGACTTCGTCATCAGCTGCATCGGCGTGCTGATCTTCACCGGCCTCACCGCCTATGACACCCAGAAGCTGCGCGCCTTCGGGATGAACGCTCCTGTGGACGACGCCACGGCCATGCGCCGCGGTGCCCTGCTGGGCGCCCTGGAACTGTATCTGGACTTCATCAACCTGTTCCTGATGCTGCTGCGTCTGTTCGGCGGCAACCGCGACTAG
- a CDS encoding peptidylprolyl isomerase, producing the protein MKKFTLFTRLLPVLLLACALLAAPQDIRAQGPDPVVKLETSMGDILVRLDARKAPMTTANFLEYVKAGQYDGTIFHRVIKDFMIQGGGMTASLREKTTRAPIKNEADNGLRNRKYTIAMARTSDPHSATAQFFINVKDNSFLDHRSKDPQGWGYAVFGKVIRGQDVVDQIAAVKTGSRGYYEDVPMQPVIIKRATIVE; encoded by the coding sequence ATGAAGAAATTCACTCTCTTCACCCGTCTGCTGCCCGTCCTGCTGCTGGCCTGCGCCCTGCTGGCCGCCCCCCAGGACATCCGCGCCCAGGGCCCGGACCCCGTCGTCAAACTGGAGACCAGCATGGGCGACATCCTCGTGCGTCTGGATGCCCGCAAGGCTCCCATGACCACGGCCAACTTTCTGGAATACGTCAAGGCCGGCCAGTATGACGGCACCATCTTCCACCGCGTCATCAAGGACTTCATGATCCAGGGCGGCGGCATGACCGCCAGCCTGCGCGAAAAGACCACCCGCGCCCCCATCAAGAACGAAGCCGACAACGGCCTGCGCAACCGCAAGTACACCATCGCCATGGCCCGTACTTCCGACCCGCATTCGGCCACGGCCCAGTTCTTCATCAACGTCAAGGACAACAGCTTCCTCGACCACCGCAGCAAGGACCCGCAGGGCTGGGGCTATGCCGTGTTCGGCAAGGTCATCCGCGGCCAGGACGTGGTGGACCAGATCGCGGCCGTCAAGACCGGCAGCCGCGGCTACTACGAAGACGTGCCCATGCAGCCCGTCATCATCAAGCGCGCCACCATCGTGGAATAA
- the ruvC gene encoding crossover junction endodeoxyribonuclease RuvC gives MADTPLVVLGVDPGSQRTGWGIIAEQSGVLRLVDCGIIRTTSSGEKEFSQRLAVIYRQLADVVGRYRPQEAAIEQVFTAKNAASALKLGQARGVAVAACAAHRVPVSDYEPTLVKKSVVGTGRAEKEQVAFMVRRLLNVRGEGWALDTTDALAVAICHLTMRRLKLLARR, from the coding sequence ATGGCAGACACTCCTCTTGTGGTCCTGGGGGTCGACCCCGGCTCCCAGCGTACGGGCTGGGGCATCATCGCGGAACAGTCCGGTGTGCTGCGCCTGGTGGATTGCGGCATCATCCGCACCACCTCCAGCGGTGAAAAGGAATTTTCCCAGCGGCTGGCCGTCATCTACCGGCAGCTGGCGGACGTGGTGGGCCGTTACCGGCCGCAGGAGGCCGCCATCGAGCAGGTCTTCACGGCCAAGAACGCGGCCAGCGCCCTCAAGCTGGGCCAGGCCCGCGGTGTGGCCGTGGCCGCCTGCGCCGCGCACAGGGTACCGGTGAGCGATTACGAGCCCACGCTGGTCAAAAAATCCGTGGTGGGCACCGGCCGCGCGGAAAAGGAACAGGTGGCCTTCATGGTGCGGCGTCTGCTCAACGTGCGTGGCGAGGGCTGGGCCCTGGACACCACGGATGCCCTGGCCGTGGCCATCTGCCATTTGACCATGCGCCGCCTGAAGCTCCTGGCCCGGCGCTGA
- a CDS encoding YebC/PmpR family DNA-binding transcriptional regulator has protein sequence MSGHSKWANIQHRKGRQDAKRGKVFTKAAKEIIIAAKNGGDPAGNPRLRAAIAAAKAVNLPKDKIEAAIRKGTGEDAGGDLTECFYEGYGPAGIAIMVEVATDNKNRTVAEVRHLFTKHGGSLGTDGSVSWMFDRKGVITVDKAAYTEDQMMEVAMEAGADDVIDDEDVWTLQTAMADFAAVRDALESAGVTMQSAELAMVPQNLVAVDAEAAQKVIRLMEALDDNDDVQNVYANADFPEDMDMD, from the coding sequence ATGTCTGGGCACAGCAAATGGGCCAATATCCAGCACCGCAAGGGCCGTCAGGACGCCAAGCGCGGCAAGGTTTTCACCAAGGCCGCCAAGGAAATCATCATCGCTGCCAAGAACGGTGGCGATCCGGCGGGCAACCCTCGTCTGCGTGCCGCCATTGCCGCTGCCAAGGCCGTGAACCTGCCCAAGGACAAGATCGAAGCCGCCATCCGCAAGGGTACCGGTGAAGATGCGGGCGGCGATCTGACCGAATGCTTCTACGAAGGTTACGGTCCCGCCGGTATCGCCATCATGGTGGAAGTGGCCACCGACAACAAGAACCGCACCGTGGCCGAAGTGCGTCACCTGTTCACCAAGCACGGCGGCAGCCTGGGCACCGACGGCAGCGTGAGCTGGATGTTCGACCGCAAGGGCGTCATCACCGTGGACAAGGCCGCCTACACCGAAGACCAGATGATGGAAGTGGCCATGGAAGCCGGCGCCGACGACGTCATCGACGATGAAGATGTCTGGACCCTCCAGACCGCCATGGCCGACTTCGCGGCCGTGCGCGACGCTCTGGAATCCGCCGGTGTGACCATGCAGTCCGCCGAACTGGCCATGGTGCCCCAGAACCTGGTGGCCGTGGACGCCGAAGCCGCCCAGAAGGTCATCCGTCTCATGGAAGCCCTGGACGACAACGACGACGTGCAGAACGTCTACGCCAACGCCGACTTCCCCGAAGACATGGATATGGACTAG
- a CDS encoding RlmE family RNA methyltransferase, translating to MKEYRDHYFLKAKRENYPARSVYKLKELDAKFKLFRQGMRVLDLGAAPGSWSLGAAEKVGQRGLVLGCDIQTTETAFPPQVTFMQEDVFNRSDAFEARLREMGPFDVVMSDMAPRTTGTKFTDQARSLELACEALEVARLHLKPGGSFIVKIFMGPDIQEMLQPMRRAFKAVKSFKPKSSRAESKETFFVGMGFKAEARPAAQDAGTDGAADTGQEPGVL from the coding sequence ATGAAGGAATATCGGGATCATTATTTTCTCAAGGCCAAGCGCGAGAATTATCCGGCCCGTTCCGTGTACAAGCTCAAGGAACTGGACGCGAAGTTCAAGCTCTTCCGCCAGGGGATGCGCGTTCTGGATCTGGGCGCGGCTCCGGGCTCGTGGTCGCTGGGTGCTGCCGAAAAGGTGGGCCAGCGCGGGCTCGTGCTGGGCTGCGACATCCAGACCACGGAGACCGCCTTTCCGCCGCAGGTCACCTTCATGCAGGAGGACGTGTTCAACCGTTCCGATGCCTTTGAAGCCCGCCTGCGCGAGATGGGGCCGTTCGACGTGGTCATGAGCGACATGGCGCCCCGTACCACCGGGACCAAGTTCACGGACCAGGCCCGTTCGCTCGAGCTGGCCTGCGAGGCCCTGGAAGTGGCGCGCCTGCACCTCAAACCCGGCGGCAGCTTCATCGTCAAGATTTTCATGGGGCCGGACATCCAGGAGATGCTCCAGCCCATGCGTCGCGCCTTCAAGGCCGTCAAATCCTTCAAGCCCAAGAGCTCCCGAGCCGAGAGCAAGGAGACCTTCTTCGTGGGCATGGGGTTCAAGGCCGAGGCGCGTCCTGCCGCACAGGATGCGGGCACGGACGGAGCCGCCGACACCGGACAGGAGCCCGGCGTCCTTTAG
- the gmd gene encoding GDP-mannose 4,6-dehydratase: MKKALITGITGQDGAYLAEFLLNKGYEVHGIKRRSSLFNTDRIDHLYQGPHQKGRKFVLHYGDLSDAGNLIRIMQEVQPDEVYNLAAQSHVQVSFESPEYTANVDALGTLRLLEAIRMLGLEKKTRFYQASTSELFGKVQEIPQTEKTPFYPRSPYACAKLYSYWITVNYREAYGMYACNGILFNHESPVRGETFVTRKITRALARILLGLSSCLYLGNMNAKRDWGHARDYVEMQWLMLQQEQPDDFVIATGRQFSVRDFVNAAAAELGLSLEWKGEGVDETATVVAVDADKAALAAQGKALTIRVKEGDTIVRVDPRYFRPTEVETLLGDPAKAQAKLGWAPRTTFEEMVQEMARHDLELALRDAVVEDAGFTSFKHEE; this comes from the coding sequence ATGAAAAAAGCACTCATCACCGGCATCACTGGTCAGGACGGCGCCTATCTGGCGGAATTCCTTCTGAACAAGGGCTATGAAGTCCACGGCATCAAGCGCCGCTCTTCCCTGTTCAATACGGATCGTATCGACCACCTTTATCAGGGACCGCACCAGAAAGGCCGCAAGTTCGTTCTGCACTACGGGGATCTTTCTGACGCCGGCAACCTGATCCGCATCATGCAGGAAGTGCAGCCGGACGAAGTCTACAACCTGGCAGCCCAGAGCCATGTGCAGGTCTCCTTCGAGTCTCCCGAGTACACCGCCAATGTGGATGCGCTGGGGACCCTGCGTCTTCTGGAAGCCATCCGCATGCTGGGTCTGGAAAAAAAGACCCGCTTCTATCAGGCCTCCACTTCGGAGCTGTTCGGCAAGGTGCAGGAAATCCCGCAGACGGAGAAGACGCCTTTCTACCCCCGTTCGCCCTATGCCTGCGCCAAGCTCTATTCCTACTGGATCACGGTCAATTACCGTGAAGCCTACGGTATGTATGCCTGCAACGGCATCCTCTTCAACCACGAATCCCCGGTACGCGGCGAGACCTTCGTGACCCGCAAGATCACCCGTGCTCTGGCGCGCATCCTGCTGGGCCTGTCCTCCTGCCTCTATCTGGGCAACATGAACGCCAAGCGTGACTGGGGCCATGCCCGCGACTATGTGGAAATGCAGTGGCTCATGCTGCAGCAGGAACAGCCCGATGATTTCGTCATCGCCACGGGCCGTCAATTCTCGGTGCGAGATTTCGTCAATGCCGCAGCGGCCGAACTGGGCCTGAGCCTGGAGTGGAAGGGAGAAGGCGTGGATGAGACCGCCACCGTGGTGGCTGTTGACGCGGACAAGGCCGCGCTGGCCGCCCAGGGCAAAGCACTGACGATCCGTGTCAAGGAAGGGGACACCATCGTACGTGTGGATCCGCGCTATTTCCGTCCCACCGAAGTGGAGACCCTGCTGGGCGATCCGGCCAAAGCTCAGGCCAAGCTGGGCTGGGCACCGCGTACCACCTTTGAGGAGATGGTGCAGGAAATGGCCCGCCATGATCTGGAGCTGGCCCTGCGTGATGCTGTGGTGGAGGACGCCGGTTTTACCAGCTTCAAACACGAGGAATAG
- the fcl gene encoding GDP-L-fucose synthase — MLQKDGKFFVAGHRGLVGSAICRALRRAGYENLCVRSHAELDLTEQQAVRDFFAAEKPDYVVLAAAKVGGIHANATYPAQFIYENLQIQNNVIHSAWQNGVKKFLFLGSSCIYPKLCPQPIKEEYLLTGALEPTNDAYALAKISGIKMCQAYRKQYGFDAISAMPTNLYGTGDNYHPEDSHVIPAMIRRFHEAKIQGLSQVRIWGTGTPLREFLHADDMADACVFLLENYSDFEHVNVGSQQEMTIMDIARLVARVVGYEGKILTDPSKPDGTPRKLMDSGKLFSMGWQPRISLEEGLKAAYEDFCTHYL, encoded by the coding sequence ATGTTGCAGAAAGACGGCAAATTTTTTGTCGCCGGGCACCGTGGTCTGGTGGGCAGTGCCATCTGCCGGGCTCTGCGCCGCGCGGGGTATGAAAATCTGTGCGTTCGCAGCCATGCGGAACTTGATCTTACTGAGCAGCAGGCCGTACGCGACTTTTTTGCAGCCGAGAAGCCGGACTATGTGGTGCTGGCTGCTGCCAAGGTAGGCGGTATCCACGCCAATGCCACCTATCCTGCCCAGTTCATCTATGAGAACCTCCAGATCCAGAACAACGTCATCCATAGTGCCTGGCAGAACGGCGTAAAAAAATTCCTCTTTTTGGGGTCGTCCTGTATCTATCCCAAGCTCTGCCCGCAGCCCATCAAAGAGGAATATTTGCTCACCGGTGCCCTGGAGCCCACCAATGACGCCTATGCCTTGGCCAAAATCTCGGGCATCAAGATGTGCCAGGCCTACCGCAAGCAATATGGCTTTGACGCCATCAGCGCCATGCCAACTAATTTATACGGGACGGGAGACAACTATCACCCGGAAGATAGCCACGTGATCCCGGCCATGATCCGCCGTTTCCATGAGGCCAAAATACAGGGACTTTCTCAAGTGCGCATCTGGGGAACAGGCACCCCTCTGCGGGAATTCCTGCATGCTGACGACATGGCCGATGCCTGTGTCTTCCTTCTGGAAAACTATTCTGATTTTGAGCATGTGAACGTGGGCAGCCAGCAGGAGATGACCATCATGGACATCGCCCGCCTGGTGGCGCGCGTTGTGGGCTATGAAGGAAAAATTCTTACTGATCCTTCCAAACCGGACGGCACACCGCGCAAACTCATGGATTCCGGTAAATTATTCTCCATGGGCTGGCAGCCCCGCATCAGCCTGGAAGAGGGGCTGAAGGCGGCCTATGAGGATTTCTGTACCCACTACCTGTAA
- a CDS encoding ABC transporter ATP-binding protein produces the protein MLKAQLIETFQRIYHILPAALQRSFWVVMGLTFVVALTEFALAGAVSLLGVVLASPQTIVQHPIMQRLVDWLPVLRPALDDPRLLLALLLCLLCGTTLLKTVMLALLTWRQSRYSQMISMHLGVRLFQGYMRAPYIWQTGQKISDLITTLNWRANTGLFLFQSLQALSQLLVVATLLVAICCMAPLAGTLVVSITGLAAMGIFRGSRRWVRKYSQQCADAQQASMKLIHTGLNGIRDILICGQQENFIKQYAAAEQRYMQGQSVLPVFPPLPSWILEFVGICLLLGTVLLLRWQDATLAHVSATLALLAAVAWRLLPIMNRVVQGLLQMQQQLPTVEPVLKKVREVGALPQSVAEERPCRLQKEIRFENVCFRYPNTIEGHKNALQDISLRIPKGSMIGLIGPSGAGKSTIVSLLTGLYTPSSGKMLVDGQELDDSLRVGWMKGIGYVPQSPFLLNGSLAENVAFSQWGQKIDRQRVEECCRMAAIDFLDDLEDGIDTIIGERGVRLSGGQLQRVSIARALYGRPQLMIFDEATSALDGATEQAIQKTIEGLRKDMTIVVIAHRLTTVEKCDWLYWVEKGDIHLSGTSKNILGNYK, from the coding sequence ATGCTGAAAGCCCAGCTCATAGAGACCTTTCAACGTATCTATCACATCTTGCCGGCAGCCCTGCAGCGCAGCTTCTGGGTGGTGATGGGGTTGACGTTCGTCGTGGCCCTGACGGAGTTCGCCCTGGCTGGGGCAGTCTCGCTGCTGGGCGTGGTTCTGGCCTCGCCCCAGACCATCGTACAGCACCCCATCATGCAACGGCTTGTGGACTGGCTGCCCGTACTGCGCCCGGCACTGGATGACCCCCGCTTGTTGCTGGCCCTGCTTCTCTGCCTGCTGTGTGGTACTACCCTGCTCAAGACCGTAATGCTGGCCCTGCTTACCTGGCGCCAGAGCCGCTACAGCCAGATGATCAGCATGCATCTGGGGGTACGCCTCTTCCAGGGGTATATGCGTGCGCCCTATATCTGGCAGACTGGCCAGAAAATCAGTGACCTGATTACGACACTAAACTGGCGCGCCAACACCGGCCTTTTTCTGTTTCAAAGCCTTCAGGCACTATCCCAACTACTCGTGGTAGCCACTCTGCTGGTAGCAATCTGCTGCATGGCGCCCCTGGCCGGGACGCTTGTGGTCAGCATCACTGGTTTGGCTGCAATGGGGATCTTTCGTGGCAGTCGCCGTTGGGTACGTAAGTACAGCCAACAATGCGCTGATGCTCAACAGGCTTCTATGAAGCTTATTCACACGGGCCTCAATGGCATTCGGGACATCCTCATTTGTGGACAGCAAGAAAACTTCATCAAGCAATATGCCGCCGCGGAGCAGCGCTATATGCAAGGCCAGAGCGTACTGCCGGTATTCCCGCCCCTGCCTTCGTGGATACTGGAATTCGTTGGCATTTGTCTTTTGCTGGGTACTGTGCTGCTGCTGCGCTGGCAGGACGCCACGTTGGCTCATGTCAGTGCCACGCTGGCCCTGTTGGCTGCTGTGGCCTGGCGTCTGCTGCCCATCATGAACCGTGTGGTGCAGGGCCTGTTACAGATGCAGCAGCAACTTCCTACTGTGGAGCCAGTCCTCAAAAAAGTGAGGGAAGTTGGGGCTCTGCCACAGTCCGTAGCCGAAGAACGTCCTTGCCGCCTGCAGAAAGAGATCCGCTTTGAGAACGTATGTTTCCGCTATCCCAATACGATCGAAGGACACAAGAACGCCTTGCAGGACATCAGTCTGCGTATCCCCAAGGGGAGCATGATCGGTCTTATTGGTCCTTCTGGCGCGGGCAAAAGCACCATAGTCAGTTTGCTGACGGGTCTGTACACGCCCAGCAGCGGCAAAATGCTGGTGGACGGGCAGGAATTGGATGACAGCCTGCGCGTGGGGTGGATGAAGGGTATCGGCTATGTGCCACAAAGTCCCTTCCTGCTCAATGGCAGTCTGGCAGAGAACGTCGCTTTCAGCCAGTGGGGACAGAAGATAGACCGCCAGCGTGTGGAAGAGTGCTGTCGCATGGCAGCTATAGACTTTCTGGATGATCTGGAAGACGGTATCGACACCATCATCGGCGAACGTGGCGTACGCCTTTCCGGTGGCCAGCTGCAGCGCGTGTCCATTGCCCGCGCTCTTTATGGGCGTCCACAGCTCATGATATTCGATGAAGCTACCTCTGCCCTTGACGGTGCTACCGAACAGGCAATACAGAAAACTATCGAAGGCCTGCGTAAAGATATGACAATTGTCGTCATCGCTCATCGACTGACCACTGTGGAAAAGTGTGACTGGCTGTATTGGGTGGAGAAGGGAGATATCCATCTCTCAGGTACTTCAAAAAATATTTTGGGAAATTACAAATAA
- a CDS encoding helix-turn-helix domain-containing protein: protein MAVTLYTLGLSIRAIARLIGVSPTAVLKWIKTFAKTHYEKPAPGDAIIVELDEMWHYLGSKKTSYGSGKLIVEKLESLLTGNVEEGIRERYRN, encoded by the coding sequence ATGGCAGTAACCTTGTACACGCTCGGGCTTTCCATACGGGCTATAGCCAGGCTCATTGGGGTTTCTCCGACTGCTGTTTTGAAGTGGATAAAGACATTCGCCAAAACACACTATGAAAAACCTGCGCCCGGTGATGCCATCATTGTTGAACTCGACGAAATGTGGCATTATCTAGGGTCAAAAAAAACAAGCTATGGATCTGGAAAGCTTATCGTAGAGAAACTGGAGAGCTTATTGACTGGGAATGTGGAGGAAGGGATAAGGGAACGCTATCGAAATTGA
- a CDS encoding IS1 family transposase, whose amino-acid sequence MDWECGGRDKGTLSKLMERLSRWKVELFCTDNWGVYPEVIAADKLYQSKSQTVYLEQNNGRQRHWFARFRRKSIVVSKTLEMVDLTMALFARFHVNGSWKDIESLFS is encoded by the coding sequence ATTGACTGGGAATGTGGAGGAAGGGATAAGGGAACGCTATCGAAATTGATGGAACGTCTTTCAAGGTGGAAAGTTGAGCTGTTCTGCACGGATAACTGGGGAGTATATCCTGAAGTGATAGCTGCCGATAAACTCTATCAGAGCAAATCACAAACGGTGTACCTTGAGCAGAACAACGGAAGACAGAGACATTGGTTTGCGCGTTTCAGGAGGAAATCAATAGTCGTATCTAAAACTCTTGAAATGGTAGACCTGACAATGGCACTTTTTGCCAGATTCCATGTCAATGGAAGC